The window TGCCTTGGTAACTCCAAGCCTGCTCATTAGAATCTCTGCCTCAAGAGTAAGAACATCGCCTGGCATTACCTGATTCTTAAATTTCATACCATCAACGCCTGCAAGTACACCCAATTTACCCTTGTTTTCTTCCAAAACAGCTACAGCTATTCCGGCAGCCTGTGCCAAAGCTTCTACTATCAATACACCCGGCATTATCGGGTATTCCGGAAAATGTCCTTGAAAAAAAGGCTCGTTAATAGAAACATTCTTTACTGCAACTATCTTTTTTCCCGGTTCAAGTTCTATAACTTTATCCACCAGTAAAAAAGGGTATCTGTGGGGCAATAATTCTCTGACTTCTTTATTTGTAAGCATATAACCTCCAATTAACTTTTTAATACATATAATTATGACTAGGTAATATATTCGACTATATAAATAAAAAATCCTTTTAACCTATAAAATTTTACTACAGACCGTTTATTTATTTAATCTTTACCAGAAAACACCCTGCTACCGGTCTTTCAATACCTTTATAGGATGGTCTGTTTCGTAGGCTGCCATTAATTATCATCTGTGAAGAGGCTCCTCCATCCAGCATTGCCACATCCCTTACTCCCAATTTCACCAGATATTCGCCCATTTCTTTACCTGTCATTCCTTCACTGTAGCCCGGTTGACGTCCATCTGCAACCAACATTATTATTTTACCGTCAGTCTTGATGCCTATAACGGTTCTGGGGTCCCTATTACCCAGAGTTCCCGCCCACTTGTCACGTTCCGGAACTACTGTTTTTCCGTCTTTGACAAGCATACTTCCACACTCATACGCCTGATAGCGGTAGCCCAAATATGGCTCCATCCTAATATTTACTTTATCCCCTGCTTTTAAACCCATTTTTTCAGGTATTGACTCTTTTCCACCATAGAAGCTTATGACATTCATGCCTTTTCTTATGTTAACTTCTTTTGTACTCTCTACTAAGGTTGTTATTACATTATTATCAACTATTATTGTTGTATTTTTTATTTCAGCTCTGTTTGTACTTCCGAATTTGTCATTGTATAAAACAATGTCATTATTTTTGCCTATTCTGTTCATGTCATTTATTTTTATTTTATTACCTTTATGCTCAAGAGTAATATTTGAATAAAAGGTTTCAAATCTGGCACCTTTTTTATCTACAATGAGTACAGGACTCAGTCCCGTTGATGCTGTCAGCATCTGACCATCTATTGCAACCATACCCGTGGGCTCACCGAATTGATAGAAAAACCCTCCGTTAATTGCTGCATAAGCTTCGTTTCTTTTGCATATATCAGATAGTTTTTCAAAGCCGAAAATATTATCAAATGACAATGCCGGTTTGAATTCAACCCTCTCATCCCTTGGGTCAAACTCCAGCATATATATTTCCTGTTTATTTCCCTTGATAATTTCTGTTTTATGCTTGTATTGAACAGGTAAAGGCTGTACTGAGTTTAGTGACGTACCTGCAGAATTTTGGGTCTTATCAGTCTTTCCTTGAGTGTTGTCACTATTATTCCGAAAAAATAAAAATTGTCCTGCATAAATTAACATGAAGGACAATACTAAAATCAATCCAATATGTATAATCAGTTTCTGATTATTTTTTTTCATCAAATACTCCTCCGGTAACTGAGGCAGAGTCTTCCTTTTTGTACTTTTTAGACAACTGCTTGTACATCATATCACCTAAACCGATACCTCTTTGAGATGCAACCTCACAAAGCTGATCATCAAGCATTGATTTGTATATGTCAGACGCTGTATCGTTTCCCAGATAATCCGACTTTGGTACCGTAGCCTTCATCTGTTTAAAAAGCATGCTTATAAACAGGCTTTCAAACTGATGGCACACTTCTTTTAATTGGCTTTCATCGCCTTTTGCAGCAGCCTCTCTGAGTCGTTTTTCAAAATTGTCCTCAGTAACTTTTGAGCTGGTGCTTCTGGCAGTATCAAATGTATTTTTTGAATTAATGCTTCCTACATCCATAAAAATTCACCTGTCTTCTATCTTCTCAAATTATTTGCTATCTGAAGCATATCATCA of the Ruminiclostridium papyrosolvens DSM 2782 genome contains:
- a CDS encoding phosphodiester glycosidase family protein, producing MKKNNQKLIIHIGLILVLSFMLIYAGQFLFFRNNSDNTQGKTDKTQNSAGTSLNSVQPLPVQYKHKTEIIKGNKQEIYMLEFDPRDERVEFKPALSFDNIFGFEKLSDICKRNEAYAAINGGFFYQFGEPTGMVAIDGQMLTASTGLSPVLIVDKKGARFETFYSNITLEHKGNKIKINDMNRIGKNNDIVLYNDKFGSTNRAEIKNTTIIVDNNVITTLVESTKEVNIRKGMNVISFYGGKESIPEKMGLKAGDKVNIRMEPYLGYRYQAYECGSMLVKDGKTVVPERDKWAGTLGNRDPRTVIGIKTDGKIIMLVADGRQPGYSEGMTGKEMGEYLVKLGVRDVAMLDGGASSQMIINGSLRNRPSYKGIERPVAGCFLVKIK
- a CDS encoding rod-binding protein, translated to MDVGSINSKNTFDTARSTSSKVTEDNFEKRLREAAAKGDESQLKEVCHQFESLFISMLFKQMKATVPKSDYLGNDTASDIYKSMLDDQLCEVASQRGIGLGDMMYKQLSKKYKKEDSASVTGGVFDEKK
- the fabZ gene encoding 3-hydroxyacyl-ACP dehydratase FabZ, producing MLTNKEVRELLPHRYPFLLVDKVIELEPGKKIVAVKNVSINEPFFQGHFPEYPIMPGVLIVEALAQAAGIAVAVLEENKGKLGVLAGVDGMKFKNQVMPGDVLTLEAEILMSRLGVTKAKVKASVDGKVAAEGEVKFAMTKA